ttgaattataatgaaaaccccatatgaattagtggtttctgacttAAGATATTAATTTCCccattttgaactgaccactataacggtgtagacccctcttaagcgGTTCATTGGCAGGTATAACTACAGATGATCTTTCTCGAAATAAGTTGTTCCACTAAAAATCCGTTAACGGTGAAGCCACGCCCACTGAACACTCGATATagccaaagagtaaccaacaagaGAATGCACTCTGTCATTTTGGCCGGTTGGGTTTCAATGACCTTGAGGGAATACTCATAATTCGATATTCGAACTATTTTGAAAGAAGTCGCATTATTTTCATAAACGGAAATTGATTCGTTTCCGACAGGATACGAAAACGAAATCCGATATCTGCCGATATTCGTTCGGTTCGCAACTCGCAATTTGATTGGACGCCCAGATTCTGATTTGACTGCGGATGATTCTGTTCGCAATATTCTGGCGCGTATCGTGTCCCCACTCCAAGGTTAAAATTCCATGAGTCAGATTTCGCCTTGTAAATTGAcagagtgaaacctcttgttggttactctttgatatAGCATTGAGAGTTCCCTCGACGGTGAGACCACGCCTACCAAACAGTTTTTGTTGCTATTTCAACTGTTTGATGGGCGTTCTACTGTTGCGCAAGTATTTACGCTGAAACCTTTAGTTGAATGTTTAATCTTACTCTTAAAAGGAGTTTATACCAAGGGACTTTCTTGCCATCCGTATTATATAGCTGTAAGGGAGAAAAaaaactaccagaatgtggggtgttgccagaataCTTGAACGATCAATAGAAGTTGCacttcgtcgaaaagatggaaGCACtttacgaacgtcttttttttcaatttcagcagaTTTCGAATTGAAGCCAATAGAGagactttttgaggaattttttgaagtgaaaattcattgaaaaaatcatttgaactcggaaagtgaataacaCGAATGAACAATTgttcttaaatgaaaaaaattttcttttttttccgtttggcgaataaaaatatttctggcTTTCCGAGATGATggattataaattataataaaatcCCATACAAATTATTGGCTTCTAACCTTTTCGCTTTTTGAACCGACCACtctaaaaaatcaattaacAGTAAGACTGTTGTTTTGTACCTACCTATCAGTTCATATACGCCATCATAAGACCTATACATAACCGGACTGCCTGCATCACTCTGGAATTTTGTAGTTAGTTTCGTTAATTTCCCCAATTTTTAAAAACTTACGCCACAAATAACACTTGGTGCTCCCAAAACTCCAAGGCAACCCTTGTCAGCGCTCACGTTCTGTACGTTCCTGGACATTAAGCATTCAGAAGGACCCAAGACAGGTAGACCAACTTTTTTAGGACGACAGGATGAGGAACTTGATCCATCGGAGTTTTTGGATTGGTCCCAACCCGCTACGGTAGCCACTTGACCTACATATTTTGTGTCTTTGGTAGCAAAATAAGTTAAGTTAGTCCATGTTTTTCATAAcaatgatgaaaaatagaagtGATTATGGTTAAACTCGAACCTAACAATAAGTTGGATGTTGATTATTGTTTGAAATGATAAAGTTTTAAAACAATAGGATCCAACATTCTGTTTGGGGTAACTATGCAAATATTCTAGGTTTTATGGAAGACAACACCCACCTGGAAATCCTAGGCATATGGGGGATATTCGTCTCTCAAAAATTATTGTACCTGTCGTCTTAACTAAAGCTATATCGTGAGCTCTGTTGCTTGGGTTGAAATCGGGATggatcaatattttttctacgcTAACGTTATTGGATGAAACATCGGGAAAGCATTTGTCGAATTGTCCAAAGGTGATCTTGATGTCATACGGGGTCAAACTggaagaaatagaaaatattaacCAAAACTTGACGGCACAACAATTGTACGAATGTAAATTCACAATTTTTTGGTCTGTAGATCATCTCGATAATTcgaaaaatgaaagttttttgttGAATTATTTCACCCCGAACGCATCAATATTTTATCAATCATCTTGTATTTACAAGCGCCAGATCCTACGCTCATAGGCTAAGCGCAGGTCTATTGATGTGTATTTCAGGCTATAGCCTGAAATTAGGTTATAAATTTTAAAGTGTTTGGTAGCTCTACCCTATTCCTAATTTAATACACTATAAATTTCATAGTACCCAATTAGGTGCCAAGCTGCTGTTATTACATATCGGCTGTTGATCAAAGTTGCTGAGGCGGCTGGGAAACCCTTGATTTGAATCAGGGCCAACCAAGGGAATTCATGACCTTTGGTATACTCTCCCCCTAAGAACCTCGCTTCCAGATTTTTGATTCCGCATTCTGGTTTATGAAAGAAATGATAATTCAGTTTGGAGTAAGAGGAACAATAGCTTATGTGCACTCACTGCATTGAcatggagagaaaagaaaaccGAAAAGTCCTCTCTGTTCGTCATGCCCTTGAAGGGAAGGACttgcctgaaaaaaaaataggccTATAAGAGGGCATTTAATCTACTCCTTTATACAAGTCAGAGAACCAGAAATTTTAAAGTTTGTTGTGAAAGCTCTCAGTACTATTTTACACCAATACGCAATCTTCGTTTTGGATGGACTCCCCAGAGCTTGAGTTCCACTTTAAAACAAAACCACGAATTGCAAATATCTAGTTCAAAAAAGAATAAGAATTATTGTATTGCTTTTATGTAGCCATTCTTCTATTAATTTTCAAGGAATATACAACTACGCCGGTTCTCTACGTGCCTTTATACTCAATAATTCCTCAAACTCTTACCCATCCCGAGAACACACTCAAAAAAATCGCGATTTTCCACAAACACATGCTTCTCTGAATTTGCTCTTGTCGATAATTGTCGCCGATGCGTTTTGTGAAATCGGAGTAAGAAGTACCGTTTTGTGTGTCAACCAGATCTCGAAACCGCTATTTGACTTATTTGAGGCTCATGAAATTATCAGGGTACCAGGACCGATGTTGAATTGAAGTTTTTGAATTCTGAATTATTCATATAGCTTGAGTTTCGAAGAGATTAATGCAGGAATGGCAACACAAGAATTTATTGCTGAAATAGCTTCAGATATATCCAAAATATGAATATCGTATCTAACGTTTTGATTTTAGGGACCTTAGGGTACGtgagttttgaaattttttgttacTACAGTTCACTTCTCTATCGATGTTCAAAAGTCGCCCTACTTtgatattcaactttttttgaaaTGGGTGGTGCAAAAAAACACTCTTGGTATCATTCGATACAGAACTCAATGCTCAACTGCTTTTCAgattttattattatcatcaatAAGTTATTATACaggagatattttaaaaaaactgGTGTAGAAAcgaatattcctatttattattatttagtaCCTGCATAACGAGAACAGGTAATGCAAAAATATATGCATCTAGTCGCATTAGAAGCAGAATTTAATGCTTCACTTtcatatcaacaat
The window above is part of the Coccinella septempunctata chromosome 8, icCocSept1.1, whole genome shotgun sequence genome. Proteins encoded here:
- the LOC123318964 gene encoding serine protease 7-like, giving the protein MCLWKIAIFLSVFSGWASPSLQGHDEQRGLFGFLFSPCQCKCGIKNLEARFLGGEYTKGHEFPWLALIQIKGFPAASATLINSRYVITAAWHLIGLTPYDIKITFGQFDKCFPDVSSNNVSVEKILIHPDFNPSNRAHDIALVKTTGTIIFERRISPICLGFPDTKYVGQVATVAGWDQSKNSDGSSSSSCRPKKVGLPVLGPSECLMSRNVQNVSADKGCLGVLGAPSVICGSDAGSPVMYRSYDGVYELIGIMTDSNECSTQPSTALYTRIDEHLSWITRSTREGCYCLKI